The following are from one region of the Falco biarmicus isolate bFalBia1 chromosome 1, bFalBia1.pri, whole genome shotgun sequence genome:
- the SDF2L1 gene encoding stromal cell-derived factor 2-like protein 1, giving the protein MRGGCRLLPLLLLALLRGLCHGRDPAPGAVTCGSVLKLLNTRHSVRLHSHEVKYGSGSGQQSVTGVEASDDANSYWRIRGKNDGSCQRGTPVKCGQAIRLTHVNTGKNLHTHHFPSPLSNNQEVSAFGDDGEGDDLDIWIVQCSGTYWEREDAVRFKHVGTEVFLSITGEQYGHPIRGQREVHGMPTANHHNYWKAMEGVFIKPSMDPAKHDEL; this is encoded by the exons ATGCGTGGCGGCTGCCGCCTCCTCCCGCTCCTGCTCCTGGCGCTGCTGCGCGGGCTGTGCCATGGCCGGGACCCGGCGCCGGGCGCTGTTACCTGCGGCTCGGTGCTGAAGCTGCTCAACACCCGCCACAGCGTGCGGCTCCACTCGCACGAGGTCAAGTACGGCTCCg GAAGTGGGCAGCAGTCAGTGACAGGAGTTGAAGCTTCAGATGATGCTAACAGCTACTGGCGTATTCGTGGGAAGAATGACGGCAGTTGCCAGCGTGGGACGCCAGTGAAATGTGGGCAAGCTATACGACTTACCCATgttaacacaggaaaaaatttaCACACTCATCACTTCCCATCACCACTCTCCAATAACCAA GAAGTAAGTGCCTTTGGTGATGATGGCGAAGGAGATGACCTCGATATATGGATTGTGCAATGCAGTGGGACTTACTGGGAGCGGGAGGATGCAGTGCGCTTCAAGCACGTGGGAACTGAGGTGTTCCTTTCAATAACAGGGGAGCAGTATGGCCATCCCATTAGAGGCCAACGGGAAGTTCATGGCATGCCTACTGCTAATCATCACAACTATTGGAAAGCAATGGAAGGAGTCTTCATCAAACCCAGTATGGACCCTGCAAAACATGATGAGCTCTGA